One Tenrec ecaudatus isolate mTenEca1 chromosome 12, mTenEca1.hap1, whole genome shotgun sequence DNA segment encodes these proteins:
- the YTHDF1 gene encoding YTH domain-containing family protein 1 isoform X1 has product MATARFPLAPLEAPHVTSRARRLHVRRARLRPGRESLPRGPQCAGAARGGRRNVPGLPRARADVRAASSPPSPPLPSPRRHWSRRFLPAPAPLPAAPRSPLPPAPRGPAASAGSDRPAPGARPAEARASGRPGPRRPAVDEACRPPAWTPRERRARRIKSSSYPSMTDPYLSSYYPPSISFPYSLNEAPWSTGGDPPIPYLTPYGQLSNGDHHFMHDAVFGQPGGLGSSIYQHRFNFFPENPAFSAWGASGSQGQQTQSSAYGSSYTYPPSSLGGTIVDGQAGFHGDTLSKAPGMNSLEQGMVGLKIGDVATSAVKTVGSVVSSAVMTGVLSGNGGASVSLPVSKPTSWAAIASKPAKAQPKVKGKGGPVMGGTMPPPPIKHNMDIGTWDNKGPLTKAPAPQQVPSPQAVPPPQPLVQPVPLQPPPLAPPPYQNSQPPPQTRWVAPRNRNAAFGQGPGVGSDGNGPSSAQPSAAPGAEPHPVLEKLKAAHSYNPKEFDWNLKQGRVFIIKSYSEDDVHRSIKYSIWCSTEHGNKRLDGAFRSLGSRGPLYLLFSVNGSGHFCGVAEMKSTVDYGTSAGVWSQDKWKGKFDVKWILVKDVPNSQLRHIRLENNDNKPVTNSRDTQEVPLEKAKQVLKILASYKHTTSIFDDFSHYERRQQEEEEVRKERQSRSKQ; this is encoded by the exons ATGGCCACCGCCCGCTTCCCGCTAGCCCCGCTGGAAGCGCCGCACGTGACTTCCCGGGCCCGCCGCCTCCACGTCCGCCGCGCCAGGCTCCGACCAGGGCGCGAAAGCCTTCCCAGAGGGCCTCAGTGCGCAGGCGCGGCGCGTGGCGGCCGTCGGAACGTTCCCGGCCTGCCCCGCGCGCGCGCTGACGTCCGCGCCGCCTCGTCCCCGCCGTCGCCGCCGCTGCCGTCGCCGCGCCGCCATTGGAGTCGGCGCTTCCTCCCGGCGCCCGCGCCCCTGCCCGCCGCCCCGCGGTCCCCGCTGCCTCCAGCGCCCCGCGGCCCGGCCGCGAGCGCGGGCAGTGACAGGCCGGCGCCTGGGGCCCGGCCCGCGGAGGCTCGAGCCAGCGGGCGCCCGGGCCCGCGCCGCCCGGCTGTTGATGAAGCATGTCGGCCACCAGCGTGGACCCCCAG AGAACGAAGGGCCAGGAGAATAAAG AGCAGCAGCTACCCCTCAATGACTGACCCCTACCTGTCCAGCTACTACCCGCCGTCCATCAGCTTTCCCTACTCCCTCAATGAGGCCCCGTGGTCAACAGGAGGGGACCCTCCCATCCCATACCTCACCCCCTACGGACAGCTCAGCAACGGGGACCACCACTTCATGCACGATGCCGTGTTTGGGCAGCCTGGCGGCCTGGGCAGCAGCATCTACCAGCACAGGTTTAACTTTTTCCCCGAGAACCCTGCCTTCTCGGCATGGGGGGCCAGCGGGTCCCAAGGGCAGCAGACGCAGAGCTCGGCCTATGGCAGCAGCTACACCTACCCGCCCAGCTCCCTGGGTGGCACGATCGTGGACGGGCAGGCAGGCTTTCACGGCGACACCCTCAGCAAGGCCCCTGGCATGAACAGCCTGGAGCAGGGCATGGTGGGCCTGAAGATCGGCGATGTGGCCACGTCTGCTGTCAAGACTGTGGGCTCCGTCGTGAGCAGTGCCGTGATGACTGGTGTCCTTTCTGGCAACGGGGGAGCCAGCGTCAGCCTGCCCGTGTCCAAGCCCACCTCCTGGGCAGCCATCGCCAGCAAGCCGGCCAAGGCCCAGCCCAAGGTGAAGGGCAAGGGGGGGCCTGTGATGGGCGGCACAATGCCGCCCCCGCCCATCAAGCATAACATGGACATTGGTACCTGGGACAACAAGGGGCCCCTGACCAAGGCCCCAGCTCCCCAGCAGGTGCCCTCCCCCCAGGCAGTCCCGCCACCGCAGCCCCTGGTCCAGCCTGTCCCACTGCAGCCACCTCCTCTGGCCCCGCCTCCATACCAGAACTCCCAGCCACCACCCCAGACCCGCTGGGTAGCCCCAAGAAACAGGAACGCGGCCTTCGGCCAGGGGCCAGGAGTGGGCAGTGATGGGAACGGTCCCAGCAGTGCACAGCCCAGCGCGGCCCCGGGGGCTGAGCCCCACCCAGTCCTTGAGAAGCTGAAGGCGGCCCACAGCTACAATCCGAAGGAGTTTGACTGGAACCTGAAGCAGGGCCGCGTGTTCATCATCAAGAGCTACTCGGAGGATGACGTGCACCGATCCATCAAGTACTCCATCTGGTGCAGCACCGAGCACGGCAACAAGCGGCTGGACGGTGCCTTCCGCTCCCTGGGCAGCAGGGGTCCACTCTACCTGCTCTTCAGCGTCAACGGCAGCGGGCACTTCTGCGGCGTGGCCGAGATGAAGTCCACGGTGGACTACGGCACCAGCGCCGGCGTCTGGTCGCAGGACAAGTGGAAGGGCAAGTTTGACGTCAAGTGGATCTTGGTCAAGGACGTGCCCAACAGCCAGCTGCGGCACATCCGGCTGGAGAACAACGACAACAAGCCTGTCACCAACTCCCGGGATACCCAGGAGGTACCCTTGGAGAAGGCCAAGCAAGTGCTCAAGATCCTTGCCTCCTACAAGCACACCACCTCCATTTTCGATGACTTCTCCCACTACGAGAGGcggcagcaggaggaggaggaggtgcgcAAG GAGCGGCAGAGTCGGAGCAAGCAATGA
- the YTHDF1 gene encoding YTH domain-containing family protein 1 isoform X4, giving the protein MSATSVDPQRTKGQENKVQNGSLHQKDPVHDHDFEPYLSRQSNQSSSYPSMTDPYLSSYYPPSISFPYSLNEAPWSTGGDPPIPYLTPYGQLSNGDHHFMHDAVFGQPGGLGSSIYQHRFNFFPENPAFSAWGASGSQGQQTQSSAYGSSYTYPPSSLGGTIVDGQAGFHGDTLSKAPGMNSLEQGMVGLKIGDVATSAVKTVGSVVSSAVMTGVLSGNGGASVSLPVSKPTSWAAIASKPAKAQPKVKGKGGPVMGGTMPPPPIKHNMDIGTWDNKGPLTKAPAPQQVPSPQAVPPPQPLVQPVPLQPPPLAPPPYQNSQPPPQTRWVAPRNRNAAFGQGPGVGSDGNGPSSAQPSAAPGAEPHPVLEKLKAAHSYNPKEFDWNLKQGRVFIIKSYSEDDVHRSIKYSIWCSTEHGNKRLDGAFRSLGSRGPLYLLFSVNGSGHFCGVAEMKSTVDYGTSAGVWSQDKWKGKFDVKWILVKDVPNSQLRHIRLENNDNKPVTNSRDTQEVPLEKAKQVLKILASYKHTTSIFDDFSHYERRQQEEEEVRKERQSRSKQ; this is encoded by the exons ATGTCGGCCACCAGCGTGGACCCCCAG AGAACGAAGGGCCAGGAGAATAAAG TACAAAATGGTTCGTTGCATCAGAAGGACCCTGTTCATGACCATGACTTTGAGCCCTACCTTTCTAGACAGTCAAACCAG AGCAGCAGCTACCCCTCAATGACTGACCCCTACCTGTCCAGCTACTACCCGCCGTCCATCAGCTTTCCCTACTCCCTCAATGAGGCCCCGTGGTCAACAGGAGGGGACCCTCCCATCCCATACCTCACCCCCTACGGACAGCTCAGCAACGGGGACCACCACTTCATGCACGATGCCGTGTTTGGGCAGCCTGGCGGCCTGGGCAGCAGCATCTACCAGCACAGGTTTAACTTTTTCCCCGAGAACCCTGCCTTCTCGGCATGGGGGGCCAGCGGGTCCCAAGGGCAGCAGACGCAGAGCTCGGCCTATGGCAGCAGCTACACCTACCCGCCCAGCTCCCTGGGTGGCACGATCGTGGACGGGCAGGCAGGCTTTCACGGCGACACCCTCAGCAAGGCCCCTGGCATGAACAGCCTGGAGCAGGGCATGGTGGGCCTGAAGATCGGCGATGTGGCCACGTCTGCTGTCAAGACTGTGGGCTCCGTCGTGAGCAGTGCCGTGATGACTGGTGTCCTTTCTGGCAACGGGGGAGCCAGCGTCAGCCTGCCCGTGTCCAAGCCCACCTCCTGGGCAGCCATCGCCAGCAAGCCGGCCAAGGCCCAGCCCAAGGTGAAGGGCAAGGGGGGGCCTGTGATGGGCGGCACAATGCCGCCCCCGCCCATCAAGCATAACATGGACATTGGTACCTGGGACAACAAGGGGCCCCTGACCAAGGCCCCAGCTCCCCAGCAGGTGCCCTCCCCCCAGGCAGTCCCGCCACCGCAGCCCCTGGTCCAGCCTGTCCCACTGCAGCCACCTCCTCTGGCCCCGCCTCCATACCAGAACTCCCAGCCACCACCCCAGACCCGCTGGGTAGCCCCAAGAAACAGGAACGCGGCCTTCGGCCAGGGGCCAGGAGTGGGCAGTGATGGGAACGGTCCCAGCAGTGCACAGCCCAGCGCGGCCCCGGGGGCTGAGCCCCACCCAGTCCTTGAGAAGCTGAAGGCGGCCCACAGCTACAATCCGAAGGAGTTTGACTGGAACCTGAAGCAGGGCCGCGTGTTCATCATCAAGAGCTACTCGGAGGATGACGTGCACCGATCCATCAAGTACTCCATCTGGTGCAGCACCGAGCACGGCAACAAGCGGCTGGACGGTGCCTTCCGCTCCCTGGGCAGCAGGGGTCCACTCTACCTGCTCTTCAGCGTCAACGGCAGCGGGCACTTCTGCGGCGTGGCCGAGATGAAGTCCACGGTGGACTACGGCACCAGCGCCGGCGTCTGGTCGCAGGACAAGTGGAAGGGCAAGTTTGACGTCAAGTGGATCTTGGTCAAGGACGTGCCCAACAGCCAGCTGCGGCACATCCGGCTGGAGAACAACGACAACAAGCCTGTCACCAACTCCCGGGATACCCAGGAGGTACCCTTGGAGAAGGCCAAGCAAGTGCTCAAGATCCTTGCCTCCTACAAGCACACCACCTCCATTTTCGATGACTTCTCCCACTACGAGAGGcggcagcaggaggaggaggaggtgcgcAAG GAGCGGCAGAGTCGGAGCAAGCAATGA
- the YTHDF1 gene encoding YTH domain-containing family protein 1 isoform X3: MQRTKGQENKGERGPRPAGREGRPSRKLLVQNGSLHQKDPVHDHDFEPYLSRQSNQSSSYPSMTDPYLSSYYPPSISFPYSLNEAPWSTGGDPPIPYLTPYGQLSNGDHHFMHDAVFGQPGGLGSSIYQHRFNFFPENPAFSAWGASGSQGQQTQSSAYGSSYTYPPSSLGGTIVDGQAGFHGDTLSKAPGMNSLEQGMVGLKIGDVATSAVKTVGSVVSSAVMTGVLSGNGGASVSLPVSKPTSWAAIASKPAKAQPKVKGKGGPVMGGTMPPPPIKHNMDIGTWDNKGPLTKAPAPQQVPSPQAVPPPQPLVQPVPLQPPPLAPPPYQNSQPPPQTRWVAPRNRNAAFGQGPGVGSDGNGPSSAQPSAAPGAEPHPVLEKLKAAHSYNPKEFDWNLKQGRVFIIKSYSEDDVHRSIKYSIWCSTEHGNKRLDGAFRSLGSRGPLYLLFSVNGSGHFCGVAEMKSTVDYGTSAGVWSQDKWKGKFDVKWILVKDVPNSQLRHIRLENNDNKPVTNSRDTQEVPLEKAKQVLKILASYKHTTSIFDDFSHYERRQQEEEEVRKERQSRSKQ, translated from the exons ATGCAGAGAACGAAGGGCCAGGAGAATAAAGGTGAGCGCGGCCCGCGGCCTGCGGGCAGGGAGGGGCGGCCGAGCCGGAAACTCCTGG TACAAAATGGTTCGTTGCATCAGAAGGACCCTGTTCATGACCATGACTTTGAGCCCTACCTTTCTAGACAGTCAAACCAG AGCAGCAGCTACCCCTCAATGACTGACCCCTACCTGTCCAGCTACTACCCGCCGTCCATCAGCTTTCCCTACTCCCTCAATGAGGCCCCGTGGTCAACAGGAGGGGACCCTCCCATCCCATACCTCACCCCCTACGGACAGCTCAGCAACGGGGACCACCACTTCATGCACGATGCCGTGTTTGGGCAGCCTGGCGGCCTGGGCAGCAGCATCTACCAGCACAGGTTTAACTTTTTCCCCGAGAACCCTGCCTTCTCGGCATGGGGGGCCAGCGGGTCCCAAGGGCAGCAGACGCAGAGCTCGGCCTATGGCAGCAGCTACACCTACCCGCCCAGCTCCCTGGGTGGCACGATCGTGGACGGGCAGGCAGGCTTTCACGGCGACACCCTCAGCAAGGCCCCTGGCATGAACAGCCTGGAGCAGGGCATGGTGGGCCTGAAGATCGGCGATGTGGCCACGTCTGCTGTCAAGACTGTGGGCTCCGTCGTGAGCAGTGCCGTGATGACTGGTGTCCTTTCTGGCAACGGGGGAGCCAGCGTCAGCCTGCCCGTGTCCAAGCCCACCTCCTGGGCAGCCATCGCCAGCAAGCCGGCCAAGGCCCAGCCCAAGGTGAAGGGCAAGGGGGGGCCTGTGATGGGCGGCACAATGCCGCCCCCGCCCATCAAGCATAACATGGACATTGGTACCTGGGACAACAAGGGGCCCCTGACCAAGGCCCCAGCTCCCCAGCAGGTGCCCTCCCCCCAGGCAGTCCCGCCACCGCAGCCCCTGGTCCAGCCTGTCCCACTGCAGCCACCTCCTCTGGCCCCGCCTCCATACCAGAACTCCCAGCCACCACCCCAGACCCGCTGGGTAGCCCCAAGAAACAGGAACGCGGCCTTCGGCCAGGGGCCAGGAGTGGGCAGTGATGGGAACGGTCCCAGCAGTGCACAGCCCAGCGCGGCCCCGGGGGCTGAGCCCCACCCAGTCCTTGAGAAGCTGAAGGCGGCCCACAGCTACAATCCGAAGGAGTTTGACTGGAACCTGAAGCAGGGCCGCGTGTTCATCATCAAGAGCTACTCGGAGGATGACGTGCACCGATCCATCAAGTACTCCATCTGGTGCAGCACCGAGCACGGCAACAAGCGGCTGGACGGTGCCTTCCGCTCCCTGGGCAGCAGGGGTCCACTCTACCTGCTCTTCAGCGTCAACGGCAGCGGGCACTTCTGCGGCGTGGCCGAGATGAAGTCCACGGTGGACTACGGCACCAGCGCCGGCGTCTGGTCGCAGGACAAGTGGAAGGGCAAGTTTGACGTCAAGTGGATCTTGGTCAAGGACGTGCCCAACAGCCAGCTGCGGCACATCCGGCTGGAGAACAACGACAACAAGCCTGTCACCAACTCCCGGGATACCCAGGAGGTACCCTTGGAGAAGGCCAAGCAAGTGCTCAAGATCCTTGCCTCCTACAAGCACACCACCTCCATTTTCGATGACTTCTCCCACTACGAGAGGcggcagcaggaggaggaggaggtgcgcAAG GAGCGGCAGAGTCGGAGCAAGCAATGA
- the YTHDF1 gene encoding YTH domain-containing family protein 1 isoform X5 has protein sequence MTDPYLSSYYPPSISFPYSLNEAPWSTGGDPPIPYLTPYGQLSNGDHHFMHDAVFGQPGGLGSSIYQHRFNFFPENPAFSAWGASGSQGQQTQSSAYGSSYTYPPSSLGGTIVDGQAGFHGDTLSKAPGMNSLEQGMVGLKIGDVATSAVKTVGSVVSSAVMTGVLSGNGGASVSLPVSKPTSWAAIASKPAKAQPKVKGKGGPVMGGTMPPPPIKHNMDIGTWDNKGPLTKAPAPQQVPSPQAVPPPQPLVQPVPLQPPPLAPPPYQNSQPPPQTRWVAPRNRNAAFGQGPGVGSDGNGPSSAQPSAAPGAEPHPVLEKLKAAHSYNPKEFDWNLKQGRVFIIKSYSEDDVHRSIKYSIWCSTEHGNKRLDGAFRSLGSRGPLYLLFSVNGSGHFCGVAEMKSTVDYGTSAGVWSQDKWKGKFDVKWILVKDVPNSQLRHIRLENNDNKPVTNSRDTQEVPLEKAKQVLKILASYKHTTSIFDDFSHYERRQQEEEEVRKERQSRSKQ, from the exons ATGACTGACCCCTACCTGTCCAGCTACTACCCGCCGTCCATCAGCTTTCCCTACTCCCTCAATGAGGCCCCGTGGTCAACAGGAGGGGACCCTCCCATCCCATACCTCACCCCCTACGGACAGCTCAGCAACGGGGACCACCACTTCATGCACGATGCCGTGTTTGGGCAGCCTGGCGGCCTGGGCAGCAGCATCTACCAGCACAGGTTTAACTTTTTCCCCGAGAACCCTGCCTTCTCGGCATGGGGGGCCAGCGGGTCCCAAGGGCAGCAGACGCAGAGCTCGGCCTATGGCAGCAGCTACACCTACCCGCCCAGCTCCCTGGGTGGCACGATCGTGGACGGGCAGGCAGGCTTTCACGGCGACACCCTCAGCAAGGCCCCTGGCATGAACAGCCTGGAGCAGGGCATGGTGGGCCTGAAGATCGGCGATGTGGCCACGTCTGCTGTCAAGACTGTGGGCTCCGTCGTGAGCAGTGCCGTGATGACTGGTGTCCTTTCTGGCAACGGGGGAGCCAGCGTCAGCCTGCCCGTGTCCAAGCCCACCTCCTGGGCAGCCATCGCCAGCAAGCCGGCCAAGGCCCAGCCCAAGGTGAAGGGCAAGGGGGGGCCTGTGATGGGCGGCACAATGCCGCCCCCGCCCATCAAGCATAACATGGACATTGGTACCTGGGACAACAAGGGGCCCCTGACCAAGGCCCCAGCTCCCCAGCAGGTGCCCTCCCCCCAGGCAGTCCCGCCACCGCAGCCCCTGGTCCAGCCTGTCCCACTGCAGCCACCTCCTCTGGCCCCGCCTCCATACCAGAACTCCCAGCCACCACCCCAGACCCGCTGGGTAGCCCCAAGAAACAGGAACGCGGCCTTCGGCCAGGGGCCAGGAGTGGGCAGTGATGGGAACGGTCCCAGCAGTGCACAGCCCAGCGCGGCCCCGGGGGCTGAGCCCCACCCAGTCCTTGAGAAGCTGAAGGCGGCCCACAGCTACAATCCGAAGGAGTTTGACTGGAACCTGAAGCAGGGCCGCGTGTTCATCATCAAGAGCTACTCGGAGGATGACGTGCACCGATCCATCAAGTACTCCATCTGGTGCAGCACCGAGCACGGCAACAAGCGGCTGGACGGTGCCTTCCGCTCCCTGGGCAGCAGGGGTCCACTCTACCTGCTCTTCAGCGTCAACGGCAGCGGGCACTTCTGCGGCGTGGCCGAGATGAAGTCCACGGTGGACTACGGCACCAGCGCCGGCGTCTGGTCGCAGGACAAGTGGAAGGGCAAGTTTGACGTCAAGTGGATCTTGGTCAAGGACGTGCCCAACAGCCAGCTGCGGCACATCCGGCTGGAGAACAACGACAACAAGCCTGTCACCAACTCCCGGGATACCCAGGAGGTACCCTTGGAGAAGGCCAAGCAAGTGCTCAAGATCCTTGCCTCCTACAAGCACACCACCTCCATTTTCGATGACTTCTCCCACTACGAGAGGcggcagcaggaggaggaggaggtgcgcAAG GAGCGGCAGAGTCGGAGCAAGCAATGA
- the YTHDF1 gene encoding YTH domain-containing family protein 1 isoform X2: MSATSVDPQRTKGQENKGERGPRPAGREGRPSRKLLVQNGSLHQKDPVHDHDFEPYLSRQSNQSSSYPSMTDPYLSSYYPPSISFPYSLNEAPWSTGGDPPIPYLTPYGQLSNGDHHFMHDAVFGQPGGLGSSIYQHRFNFFPENPAFSAWGASGSQGQQTQSSAYGSSYTYPPSSLGGTIVDGQAGFHGDTLSKAPGMNSLEQGMVGLKIGDVATSAVKTVGSVVSSAVMTGVLSGNGGASVSLPVSKPTSWAAIASKPAKAQPKVKGKGGPVMGGTMPPPPIKHNMDIGTWDNKGPLTKAPAPQQVPSPQAVPPPQPLVQPVPLQPPPLAPPPYQNSQPPPQTRWVAPRNRNAAFGQGPGVGSDGNGPSSAQPSAAPGAEPHPVLEKLKAAHSYNPKEFDWNLKQGRVFIIKSYSEDDVHRSIKYSIWCSTEHGNKRLDGAFRSLGSRGPLYLLFSVNGSGHFCGVAEMKSTVDYGTSAGVWSQDKWKGKFDVKWILVKDVPNSQLRHIRLENNDNKPVTNSRDTQEVPLEKAKQVLKILASYKHTTSIFDDFSHYERRQQEEEEVRKERQSRSKQ; encoded by the exons ATGTCGGCCACCAGCGTGGACCCCCAG AGAACGAAGGGCCAGGAGAATAAAGGTGAGCGCGGCCCGCGGCCTGCGGGCAGGGAGGGGCGGCCGAGCCGGAAACTCCTGG TACAAAATGGTTCGTTGCATCAGAAGGACCCTGTTCATGACCATGACTTTGAGCCCTACCTTTCTAGACAGTCAAACCAG AGCAGCAGCTACCCCTCAATGACTGACCCCTACCTGTCCAGCTACTACCCGCCGTCCATCAGCTTTCCCTACTCCCTCAATGAGGCCCCGTGGTCAACAGGAGGGGACCCTCCCATCCCATACCTCACCCCCTACGGACAGCTCAGCAACGGGGACCACCACTTCATGCACGATGCCGTGTTTGGGCAGCCTGGCGGCCTGGGCAGCAGCATCTACCAGCACAGGTTTAACTTTTTCCCCGAGAACCCTGCCTTCTCGGCATGGGGGGCCAGCGGGTCCCAAGGGCAGCAGACGCAGAGCTCGGCCTATGGCAGCAGCTACACCTACCCGCCCAGCTCCCTGGGTGGCACGATCGTGGACGGGCAGGCAGGCTTTCACGGCGACACCCTCAGCAAGGCCCCTGGCATGAACAGCCTGGAGCAGGGCATGGTGGGCCTGAAGATCGGCGATGTGGCCACGTCTGCTGTCAAGACTGTGGGCTCCGTCGTGAGCAGTGCCGTGATGACTGGTGTCCTTTCTGGCAACGGGGGAGCCAGCGTCAGCCTGCCCGTGTCCAAGCCCACCTCCTGGGCAGCCATCGCCAGCAAGCCGGCCAAGGCCCAGCCCAAGGTGAAGGGCAAGGGGGGGCCTGTGATGGGCGGCACAATGCCGCCCCCGCCCATCAAGCATAACATGGACATTGGTACCTGGGACAACAAGGGGCCCCTGACCAAGGCCCCAGCTCCCCAGCAGGTGCCCTCCCCCCAGGCAGTCCCGCCACCGCAGCCCCTGGTCCAGCCTGTCCCACTGCAGCCACCTCCTCTGGCCCCGCCTCCATACCAGAACTCCCAGCCACCACCCCAGACCCGCTGGGTAGCCCCAAGAAACAGGAACGCGGCCTTCGGCCAGGGGCCAGGAGTGGGCAGTGATGGGAACGGTCCCAGCAGTGCACAGCCCAGCGCGGCCCCGGGGGCTGAGCCCCACCCAGTCCTTGAGAAGCTGAAGGCGGCCCACAGCTACAATCCGAAGGAGTTTGACTGGAACCTGAAGCAGGGCCGCGTGTTCATCATCAAGAGCTACTCGGAGGATGACGTGCACCGATCCATCAAGTACTCCATCTGGTGCAGCACCGAGCACGGCAACAAGCGGCTGGACGGTGCCTTCCGCTCCCTGGGCAGCAGGGGTCCACTCTACCTGCTCTTCAGCGTCAACGGCAGCGGGCACTTCTGCGGCGTGGCCGAGATGAAGTCCACGGTGGACTACGGCACCAGCGCCGGCGTCTGGTCGCAGGACAAGTGGAAGGGCAAGTTTGACGTCAAGTGGATCTTGGTCAAGGACGTGCCCAACAGCCAGCTGCGGCACATCCGGCTGGAGAACAACGACAACAAGCCTGTCACCAACTCCCGGGATACCCAGGAGGTACCCTTGGAGAAGGCCAAGCAAGTGCTCAAGATCCTTGCCTCCTACAAGCACACCACCTCCATTTTCGATGACTTCTCCCACTACGAGAGGcggcagcaggaggaggaggaggtgcgcAAG GAGCGGCAGAGTCGGAGCAAGCAATGA